TTTTCTTAAATTCATATTAGAATACGATATAGCACGAGACACCTGTTAAAATGGCTGAATTCTTGTGCTATATCGTCGATCGCTAACCTAACTAGTGAGCAGGAAAAGTTTACTTGCCACACTTCCTGCTCACTGTCGCATTTACTCCATTTCTCAGAATCATCACAGTCCCATACCCTAGATCAAGCCCAGTCGTCGCAGTAGCCGCAAGAGTGGTAATCTTTCCAAAATATCTTGACTACTGTCCAACCTAGATATCATCGTAACCTGCGGCAGCTGTTTGCTGCTGACAATCGCTGAATTCAATGACTTTGTTGACATCGCCTGCTGTGTTAGATCCAACTGCTCTTTACCTACAATGCCCATTTTGCTTGAATTGAAGGCACTCGCAGGGGGTGAGTTGAATATACTCGCAGTCACCAGACCAAGAATCAGACCTAAGCTGACAAATTTATTGTTCATTTAGTCCTCGACAAAATGTATAATAACGCTGTTTTCAATGACGTTATTTTCAACCTTCTATAGCTATTACGAAGCTCAGATGAACTTGGATCACTCCGATCATCTAAATTTCGGAAAAAGTTGTGTCCTAGGCTCTCCTTTCGTGGGGTAGTGACCTTCCTGGACGTTTAATGAACAATGAGATGGTTTCGGGGATCGGTTGAGCACGGTTGAACTCATGGGCAAAAAATAGGGCGTGCAGGCATAGAGGAGCAGCTGAAGCGAACTTCTCAGAATTCAATCAGGCCGCCCCTAATGTCCGCCTTCGGGAAAGCCAGCACCGGGAAAGCTGAGGCAAGGAAGCCGCCGCAGCCATTGAGAACGAAAGCCCCCGTCAAGTCTCTAAGCTTACTCCAGTTGAGGGGTCAACGAGATTCATGGGGTGGTTGCCGAAGTTTGCAATAACTGGGAAGGTTGACTGAGAGGCTGCGACAGCTCAATCACTAGTCTAAGGACGCTGGGTTCACGGCCTGGTGGGTGCGGTTTAGATGGGCGGTCTAGGCTGCTGAGATCCTCTTCTATCCGTTACTCAAAGCACTATCCTGATGCGGTTGGAAGTGCAAAAATGGAGCCGGGGAACCACCCCAGTTTTTTGATCGCCCAATAGAATTAGCTAAGGTGAAGAAAGTAGAGTCGCCATAATTCTCCCTAGGCTGCCATAAGCCCTGATCTGGGAATTTCCTAGCCTGGGCTTTCCCCTCTAGTTATAATCGTTATCTTTTTTGTGTCTAGCTTATGACTCGCGTGCAGAATCCAGTGTCTGAAAATTCTCCTCAAGCCGCCCAGTCCGAAAATCCCTGGTTAGAGGCGCTAAAAACCCTTGGCTTAAGCGCAATTCTAGCCTTTGGTATTCGTACATTTGTCGCGGAGGCTCGCTACATTCCATCTGGATCGATGCTACCCACCCTGGAAATTAACGATCGCCTGATTGTTGACAAAATGAGCTATCACTTCCAGAACCCGCAACGGGGGGACATTATTGTCTTCAACCCAACGGCACGCCTAGAAGCGCTCAATTTTCATGATGCCTTTATCAAGCGGATTATTGGCCTTCCAGGGGAGACAATCCAAGTCAAGGGCGGTCGAGTCTATGTGAATAACCAGCCCCTACGGGAAGCCTATATTGCGGATTTACCCCAGTACGACTATGGCCCAGTGACGGTGCCGCTGAACTCCTATTTGGTGTTAGGGGATAACCGAAATAACAGCTACGACAGTCATTATTGGGGCTTTGTCCCCCGTCAGAATATTATCGGTCGGGCGGTGGTACGTTTCTGGCCCCCCAATCGCCTGGGTGGTCTGGGAGGGCATCCGACCTATTAAACCCTCAACTACCGATTGATCTCCAGGTTTGCACCACTTGCCCCACTAGGGTCTGACCTAACCAAGGGGTGTTACTGGCTCGAGATTTTAAGGTTTGGGAATCGACTACCCAGGTTAGGTCTGGATTAAAGAGGGTTAGTTCTGCGGGTTGGCCAGGGACTAGCAGGGCAGGGGACTGCTGTAAACAGAGGGCTGGGCGAGTGCTCAGACAACTCCACAGTTCCAGTGCTGACCAGAGACCTGGGGTCACTAACCCCTGCCAGAGTAGGGGTAATGCCAATTCTAGCCCCATCGCGCCGGGGGGTGCCTCGGCAAAGGCAACGGTTTTTTCTTCGTAGGTATAGGGAGCATGATCGACAGCGATCGCATCGAGAATCCCCTGTTGTAGACCTTCTCGCAGGGCTGTTTGATCCCCAGGATTCCCAAGGGGAGGGTCGAGGCGCAGGCAAGGATCATAGGTTTGGAGGTGATCACTGTTGAGTAAAACATGCATCCAGGTGGTGCTGGCAGTGATGGGTAATCCCCGTGCCTTCGCTTCCTGAATCAGTTCCACACTGCGAGCGGTTGAGATGCGCATCAGATGCACGGGAGTGCCTGTAGCTGCTATCAGTTCCAGAAGGGCTGCCAGGGCTGCCGTTTCAGCAATGACTGGATTCCCAGGTAGCCCCAGCTGTAAGGAGGTTAAGCCCTCTCGCATCACTCCGTTCCCGGTTAAATTGAGATCACAGGGCCAAAGGGCAACGGGTTTGGCTAGGGGTTGCAGATATTCCAGCGATCGCCGCACTATCCCAGAATGGTTGAGAGCCTTACCATCGGTAAATCCCACCACACCGGCTGTAGCCAGATCGGCGAATTCAGCCATCTGTGTCCCCTGGGTCTCTAAGGTCAAAGCCCCCCACACCTGCACTTGCAGAGGCAAATTTCCCATCCCTAATTGACGGCAGTGAGCCTGCAATCCCTCCACCTGAGACGGATGATCTAGGGCAGGCTGGGTATCGGGGAGCAGGGTCACACGTGTCCATCCCCCGGCGATCGCGGCTTGCGCCAGAGACATCAGGGTTTCTCGTGCTTCAAACCCTGGTTCCCCCGAGTGGCTATAAAGATCAACCAACCCCGGCCCCAAAACCCAACCCTGACAGTCTCGGATCTGTGCATCCGCTGGCCAATCAACTACCGGATCCGCGATCGCTTGGATGATCCCCTCCACCATCAGAACATCGGCAACCCGATCCGTCGCTGATACTGGATCTAACACCCGAACCTGTCTGAGCAGCTCACTGGTCATGGAACATTTTGTCGTTGGCAATCTGCTGGCAGCGTTTTACTCTAGTCAATGATGTTGGGTGATCAAAGAGATAGCGATTCCTATAATGTCAGACAGGAACTACGTTGTCACGGCTTCACCCCACCCATGTCTGATCCCAGTCTTCCCCCTTTGATCCAGCAGATGTTACAGCCGGGGTTTTATCCCCATCTAGTAACCGAACCGATCCAACTGCTGCAAACCCATGTGTCTTACGTGCTGCTGACGGGGGACTATGCCTATAAGCTGAAAAAGCCCGTAAATTTTGGTTTTCTCAATTTCTCGACCCTGGAACAGCGACAACATTTTTGTACGGAGGAACTGCGACTGAATCAGCGGGGGGCAGGGAATCTTTATCTGGCTGTTTTGCCAATTACCCAAGCGGGCAGTCAGTTCCAGTTAGAAGGGCCAGGAGAGACCGTCGAATATACGCTCAAAATGCGCCAGTTTCCCCAGGAGGGTCTGTTCCTGCATCGCTTTGAGCAAGGTCTGCTCACCACCGTTGAGATGGAGGAACTGGGACGGGTGGTGGCGGCCTTCCATGCCCAGTCTCAGACCAGTGCCTACATCGACAGCTTTGGGGAAATCTCCCAGATTCGGGCGGCGATTGATGAAAACTATCAACAGACCGAGAAATATGTGGGAGGGCCGCAAACCCAGGCGCAGTATCAAGCAACCCGACACTTTACGGATGAATTCTTTGCGGGTCGTCAGGCCTTCTTTGCTAGCCGTATCCAGAATCACTGGATACGGGAATGCCATGGGGATCTCCACCTGAGAAATATCTGTGTATGGAACCACCAGATCCTGCTGTTTGACTGCATTGAGTTTAATGAGCCCTTCCGCTTTGTCGATGTCATGTACGACGTGGCCTTTACCGTCATGGACTTGGAGGCACGCCATCGCCCCGACTTGGGGAATGCCTTTTTGAATACCTACATTGAGCAGACAGGGGACTGGGAAGGACTCCAGGCACTGCCGTTGTATTTGAGTCGTCAAGCTTACGTGCGCGCCAAGGTCACCTCCTTCTTGTTAGATGACCCGACAATTCCCGCCGCGATGAAACAAGAGGCTGAACAAACCGCTGCTCACTACTACCGATTGGCCTGGGAATACACCCAGCCCCGAACTGGCCAGCTCATAATTATGGCGGGGCTATCTGGGTCGGGTAAAAGTACAACTGCGCGGCATTTGGCGCGGCAGATCGGAGGTATCCATATTCGCTCTGATGCGGTGCGCAAGCACCTGGGGGGAATTACGCCCCAGGAACGGGGCGGCTCAGAGCTTTACACCCCAGAGATGACGCAGAAAACCTATGACCGACTGCTGGAACTGGGAATTTTACTGGCAACTCAAGGGTTCTCGGTGATTCTAGATGCCAAGTATGACCGTCAGGGGTTGCGATCCGCTGCGATCGCCGAAGCCCAAGCCCACAAACTCCCGTTGAAATTGTTCTATTGCACGGCCCCGTTGAACGTCCTGGAAGAGCGGCTCCACCAGCGCACGGGAGATATTGCAGATGCTACCGTTGAGGTGTTAGCACAGCAGTATTTTGAACCGTTAACTGAGGTGGAAACCCCTTGGAGCCAAACCATAGACACCACCCAACCTCTGGATAGCCAACTCTAAGACAGTGCGACCCGTTGCTCCTTGGAGTTAAACTGCCCCCTCACCACCTACCGAATCGCTTAGGAGTTGAAGGGTTTTAGCCTAACAGGGGAATCTGGAGCTGCTCTTGCAGCTGGGCACGTAACTGCTGGCAAAAGGCTGAGCGCTGGTCAAATCGTGTGGTGCGGATCGGCTTGCGCTCTGCATCCAGCATCCAGCCATAGTCACTGCTGAGACGCAGTTTTTCTTGCCAGTCAGAAATTGAGATAATCAGTTGAGGGGACGGACTGTTGTCGTGGTCTTTGACCCGGAATACATAGTTATAGGTATTCTGACTAGCCGCCGCCACGGTTGAAGGCTGACCATACAGATCCGCCAGTCGCATCTTGACCTGCTCTGGGAGTCCGGGTTGTTCTAGCTCTTCGAGGGTACGGACGGCAAGGGTCAGGGCAAAGTAGAATTCTTCTACGGGGATAAATGCGAGTTGCACAGCAGCAGCCTTGAGAAAACATTCCTTCATTGTATGAATCGACGGTCGTTTTTTAATCAGTACCGCGACCCTCGCTCTGGCTGAAGCTTTAGCTAGTTGTAGTACTGCCAACCAAATCTTAAGTATCCAACTCCTGCAAGGCTCACTCCCTCCCCAAATTGTCGAAGCATTTCGTAAGTCGCTGCAATCGACCTCTCTGGGATCATCGATTTTAAAGTTTACCCCCGAAGCTCAGTTGCAGTTGATCTTTGAGCGACTCCAGCACTGGCAGCAGCTCTCAGAGCCGTCGGCAGCCCAGGGGGCATCCTCACCCTTGAACCATCGCCGGAGTAGTGGGGCGATAGCAGATTTAGTTACCCTAGGGGATTATTGGCTGGCAACCGCCATTCGCCAGGGGCTGTTGCAACCCTTGGAGGTAAACTCGCTCCAGCATTGGGTCTCCCTACCCAGTCGTTGGCAAGCCCTGGGACGGCGCGATCGCCAGACCGGACAACCCGATTCCCAAGGCGCGGTATTTGCTGCGCCCTATCGTTGGGGCACGACCGTGATTGCCTACCGTCGCGATAAATTTCAGTCCTTAGGCTGGACTCCATCGGATTGGTCTGATCTCTGGCGACCGGAACTGCAAGGCAAAATTTCCCTCCTGGATCAGGCACGAGAAGTGATTGGCTTCACCCTCAAACAGCTGGGACAGTCTTACAACACCCTGGATTTGTCCGCTGTCCCTGGTTTAAAATCTCGACTTCAGTCGCTCAATCGCCAGGTAAAGTTCTATCGTTCCACAGATTATTTACAACCCCTGCTGCTAGGGGATACTTGGCTGGCAGTCGGTTGGTCTGCGGATGTGCTGGCTGCTTTGCCATTAAACCCGCAAATTGCTGGGGTGATTCCCCTATCGGGAACGGCATTGTGGGCGGATCTGTGGGTACGACCCCACGGGGCTTCCCCCTCGGATCTGGTGAACCCCTGGATTGATTTCTGCTGGCAACCCGCGATCGCCACCCAACTCTCTTTATTGAGTAAAGCTACTTCGCCCATCGTCAATGGGTTGAACCCGGAGGTGCTACCCACGGCGCTACGGACAAATCCACTACTGTATCCGGCTGCCGCGATTCTGGAGCGGAGTGAGTTTCTGGAGCCATTGCCAGCCTCAGCCCTTGCCCAATATCAAAGTTTCTGGCAGCAGATGCGAACTG
Above is a window of Neosynechococcus sphagnicola sy1 DNA encoding:
- the lepB gene encoding signal peptidase I, giving the protein MTRVQNPVSENSPQAAQSENPWLEALKTLGLSAILAFGIRTFVAEARYIPSGSMLPTLEINDRLIVDKMSYHFQNPQRGDIIVFNPTARLEALNFHDAFIKRIIGLPGETIQVKGGRVYVNNQPLREAYIADLPQYDYGPVTVPLNSYLVLGDNRNNSYDSHYWGFVPRQNIIGRAVVRFWPPNRLGGLGGHPTY
- a CDS encoding dihydroorotase; the encoded protein is MTSELLRQVRVLDPVSATDRVADVLMVEGIIQAIADPVVDWPADAQIRDCQGWVLGPGLVDLYSHSGEPGFEARETLMSLAQAAIAGGWTRVTLLPDTQPALDHPSQVEGLQAHCRQLGMGNLPLQVQVWGALTLETQGTQMAEFADLATAGVVGFTDGKALNHSGIVRRSLEYLQPLAKPVALWPCDLNLTGNGVMREGLTSLQLGLPGNPVIAETAALAALLELIAATGTPVHLMRISTARSVELIQEAKARGLPITASTTWMHVLLNSDHLQTYDPCLRLDPPLGNPGDQTALREGLQQGILDAIAVDHAPYTYEEKTVAFAEAPPGAMGLELALPLLWQGLVTPGLWSALELWSCLSTRPALCLQQSPALLVPGQPAELTLFNPDLTWVVDSQTLKSRASNTPWLGQTLVGQVVQTWRSIGS
- a CDS encoding AAA family ATPase, whose amino-acid sequence is MSDPSLPPLIQQMLQPGFYPHLVTEPIQLLQTHVSYVLLTGDYAYKLKKPVNFGFLNFSTLEQRQHFCTEELRLNQRGAGNLYLAVLPITQAGSQFQLEGPGETVEYTLKMRQFPQEGLFLHRFEQGLLTTVEMEELGRVVAAFHAQSQTSAYIDSFGEISQIRAAIDENYQQTEKYVGGPQTQAQYQATRHFTDEFFAGRQAFFASRIQNHWIRECHGDLHLRNICVWNHQILLFDCIEFNEPFRFVDVMYDVAFTVMDLEARHRPDLGNAFLNTYIEQTGDWEGLQALPLYLSRQAYVRAKVTSFLLDDPTIPAAMKQEAEQTAAHYYRLAWEYTQPRTGQLIIMAGLSGSGKSTTARHLARQIGGIHIRSDAVRKHLGGITPQERGGSELYTPEMTQKTYDRLLELGILLATQGFSVILDAKYDRQGLRSAAIAEAQAHKLPLKLFYCTAPLNVLEERLHQRTGDIADATVEVLAQQYFEPLTEVETPWSQTIDTTQPLDSQL
- a CDS encoding extracellular solute-binding protein → MQLIFERLQHWQQLSEPSAAQGASSPLNHRRSSGAIADLVTLGDYWLATAIRQGLLQPLEVNSLQHWVSLPSRWQALGRRDRQTGQPDSQGAVFAAPYRWGTTVIAYRRDKFQSLGWTPSDWSDLWRPELQGKISLLDQAREVIGFTLKQLGQSYNTLDLSAVPGLKSRLQSLNRQVKFYRSTDYLQPLLLGDTWLAVGWSADVLAALPLNPQIAGVIPLSGTALWADLWVRPHGASPSDLVNPWIDFCWQPAIATQLSLLSKATSPIVNGLNPEVLPTALRTNPLLYPAAAILERSEFLEPLPASALAQYQSFWQQMRTVT